In bacterium YEK0313, one genomic interval encodes:
- a CDS encoding DctM-like transporters, producing MTTGVAGAPAAGPSEERQLSADEIEKLSSDSEGGPARRVTGWLGWVTGATCFLVAAYALFWTQFSVNTTIYRSTFLVLCLALTFVLYPLVRTGADGAVKARRPTIEELIFSATAVVLILYLLHNPNPMFAVYGRSNFAYGLGLVVALCFLAYPLLVSHATLARYQPVDWIFVAIGFYAAAYLALNIEEYKVRAMRPSAEEMVLGLTLILLILEATRRTVGWILPAIAVVFLIYCYAGSGWLIPDVFEHRGFTLNRIIGQNYLTLEGIFTTPLDVAATFIILFTIYGAVLDRGGAGRFFIEWAFALFGKKASPSAPGRAVVASGFLLGTVSGSGVATTVTVSSLAWPMLRRSGYSPEVAGGMLSAAGIGATLSPPTLGAAAFIIAEFLDVDYLQILIYATIPTVLYYVSCWLMTEADSRRMNVRAVRTSDASLWELTKAGGYHFLSLGAIAVFLVLGYTSFMAVYWSIVVAFVLSMVRTESQLVTRRAFAVGCLAALAAFLFGNSDLPRAFGLHELFDSRVSVASFWGIATAVAVSGLESLVAARAGRPAPQGGTGMIDALIDGTRSTLGIVATCACAGVIVSVVNLTGLGLTISGIIISAGGSNVFLILLMAALAMWVLGLSVPVTASYIIAAVMLVPALIKVGVAPAAAHMFMFYYAVLADVSPPTALAPFAASAITGGDPFRTTMQAWKYTLPAFVVPFMFCLTPQGAELLMLVPAGVNAAGATVYAAPSGLVAWISVLWSTVTACFALVGLCVMFTGYALAQANWPERILCFIGGALLFASNIYADVAGLLFLGVGLAMHWMRVKNAATVSP from the coding sequence ATGACGACAGGTGTTGCGGGAGCTCCGGCGGCCGGGCCGTCGGAGGAGCGCCAGCTCAGCGCCGACGAGATCGAGAAACTGTCGTCGGATTCCGAGGGCGGCCCGGCCCGCCGGGTCACCGGCTGGCTCGGCTGGGTGACCGGCGCCACCTGCTTCCTCGTCGCGGCCTATGCGCTGTTCTGGACGCAGTTCTCCGTCAATACGACGATCTACCGCTCGACCTTCCTCGTCCTCTGCCTCGCCTTGACCTTCGTGCTCTATCCGCTGGTCCGCACGGGGGCCGACGGCGCGGTGAAGGCGCGCCGGCCGACGATCGAGGAACTGATCTTCTCGGCGACGGCGGTGGTGCTGATCCTCTACCTGCTGCACAATCCCAATCCGATGTTCGCGGTCTATGGCCGTTCGAACTTCGCCTATGGCCTCGGCCTGGTCGTCGCCCTGTGCTTCCTCGCCTATCCGCTGCTGGTCTCGCATGCGACACTGGCGCGCTACCAGCCGGTCGACTGGATCTTCGTCGCCATCGGCTTCTACGCAGCGGCCTATCTCGCGCTCAATATCGAGGAGTACAAGGTTCGCGCCATGCGGCCCTCGGCCGAGGAAATGGTGCTGGGCCTCACCTTGATCCTGCTCATCCTGGAGGCGACTCGCCGCACCGTTGGCTGGATCCTGCCGGCCATCGCGGTGGTCTTCCTGATCTACTGCTATGCCGGATCGGGCTGGTTGATCCCCGACGTGTTCGAGCACCGCGGCTTCACGCTGAACCGCATCATCGGCCAGAACTACCTGACGCTGGAAGGCATCTTCACCACGCCGCTCGACGTCGCAGCGACCTTCATCATCCTCTTCACCATCTACGGCGCCGTGCTCGACCGCGGCGGTGCGGGCAGGTTCTTCATCGAATGGGCCTTCGCGCTGTTCGGCAAGAAGGCCTCGCCGTCGGCGCCGGGCCGGGCGGTGGTCGCCTCGGGCTTCCTGCTCGGCACGGTCTCGGGCTCGGGCGTCGCCACCACGGTCACCGTCTCCTCGCTCGCCTGGCCGATGCTGCGCCGCTCCGGCTATTCGCCGGAGGTCGCCGGCGGCATGCTCTCGGCCGCCGGCATCGGCGCCACGCTGTCGCCGCCGACGCTCGGAGCTGCAGCCTTCATCATCGCCGAGTTCCTCGACGTCGACTATCTGCAGATCCTCATCTACGCGACGATCCCGACCGTCCTCTACTACGTCTCCTGCTGGCTGATGACCGAGGCCGACAGCCGGCGCATGAATGTGCGGGCGGTGCGTACCTCGGACGCCTCGCTCTGGGAACTGACCAAGGCCGGCGGCTATCATTTCCTGTCGCTCGGTGCGATCGCCGTCTTCCTGGTGCTCGGCTATACCAGCTTCATGGCGGTCTACTGGTCGATCGTGGTCGCCTTCGTGCTGTCGATGGTCCGGACGGAGAGCCAGCTCGTCACCCGCCGGGCCTTCGCCGTCGGCTGCCTGGCGGCGCTCGCGGCCTTCCTGTTCGGCAATTCGGACCTGCCACGCGCCTTCGGCCTGCACGAGCTGTTCGACAGCCGTGTGTCGGTCGCAAGTTTCTGGGGCATCGCCACGGCGGTCGCCGTTTCCGGGCTTGAGAGCCTCGTTGCGGCGCGCGCCGGCCGGCCGGCGCCGCAGGGCGGCACCGGCATGATCGACGCGCTGATCGACGGCACCCGCTCGACCCTCGGCATCGTCGCGACCTGTGCCTGCGCGGGCGTCATCGTCTCGGTGGTCAATCTCACCGGCCTCGGCCTGACCATTTCGGGCATCATCATTTCCGCCGGCGGATCGAACGTGTTCCTGATCCTGCTGATGGCGGCGCTCGCCATGTGGGTACTCGGTCTCTCGGTGCCGGTTACGGCGAGCTACATCATCGCAGCGGTCATGCTGGTGCCGGCGCTCATCAAGGTCGGTGTCGCGCCTGCCGCGGCGCATATGTTCATGTTCTATTACGCGGTGCTCGCCGACGTCTCGCCGCCGACGGCGCTGGCGCCGTTCGCGGCCTCCGCGATCACCGGCGGCGACCCGTTCCGCACCACCATGCAGGCCTGGAAATATACGCTCCCGGCCTTCGTCGTGCCCTTCATGTTCTGCCTGACGCCTCAGGGCGCCGAACTCCTGATGCTGGTGCCGGCCGGCGTCAACGCCGCGGGGGCCACCGTCTATGCCGCGCCGTCGGGCCTTGTCGCCTGGATCTCCGTGCTCTGGTCGACGGTGACCGCCTGCTTCGCCCTGGTCGGCCTTTGCGTCATGTTCACCGGCTACGCGCTGGCGCAGGCGAACTGGCCGGAGCGCATCCTCTGCTTCATCGGCGGCGCGCTGCTGTTCGCCTCCAACATCTATGCGGATGTCGCGGGGCTCCTCTTCCTCGGCGTGGGTCTCGCCATGCACTGGATGCGGGTGAAGAATGCCGCGACCGTTTCGCCCTGA
- a CDS encoding NMT1/THI5 like protein: MSFVLNRRTALLAGAGGALALGAPALAQSRQRLTIATGGTGGGFFVYGGGLARVWSEKLANTHATAQVTGGSVDNVNLVAAGDADVGFSTLDSVDDALKGVGAYAQGGKRDVRVLAVLYDSFFHVVASVASGVNTVADMKGKRIGVGSTGSSTEGMADRVLTAGGLNPKTDITRDNLGVAESANALSDGKIAAFFWIGGVPTAAVRDLAQGGRTPMKFVDTSKELTVLEGRYPGLYRPFTLPANAYGGQTTAVPGLGVANVLVVSASAPEKLVTAMLEGTFNNLAEVQQIHPEARRLTVAGAAAKTAIPFHPAAAAFYKAKGIAM; the protein is encoded by the coding sequence ATGTCGTTCGTTCTCAACCGCCGCACGGCGCTTCTTGCCGGCGCCGGCGGGGCGCTGGCCCTCGGCGCGCCGGCGCTCGCCCAGTCGCGGCAGAGGCTGACGATCGCCACCGGCGGCACAGGCGGGGGCTTTTTCGTCTATGGCGGCGGCCTTGCCCGCGTCTGGTCGGAGAAGCTGGCCAATACGCATGCCACGGCCCAGGTGACCGGCGGCTCGGTCGACAATGTCAATCTGGTCGCGGCAGGCGATGCCGATGTCGGCTTCTCGACCCTCGATTCGGTCGATGACGCGCTGAAGGGCGTCGGCGCCTATGCCCAGGGCGGCAAGCGCGACGTCCGCGTGCTCGCGGTGCTCTACGATTCCTTCTTCCACGTCGTCGCCAGCGTCGCTTCCGGCGTCAATACGGTGGCCGACATGAAGGGCAAGCGCATCGGTGTCGGCTCCACCGGCTCGTCCACGGAAGGCATGGCCGACCGGGTGCTGACCGCGGGCGGCCTCAATCCGAAGACGGACATCACCCGCGACAATCTCGGCGTCGCCGAATCCGCCAATGCCCTGTCGGACGGCAAGATCGCCGCCTTCTTCTGGATTGGCGGCGTGCCGACGGCGGCCGTGCGCGATCTCGCCCAGGGCGGCCGCACGCCGATGAAGTTCGTCGACACCTCGAAGGAGCTCACGGTGCTGGAAGGCCGCTATCCCGGCCTCTACCGGCCGTTCACGCTGCCGGCCAACGCCTATGGCGGCCAGACCACCGCCGTGCCTGGCCTCGGGGTCGCCAACGTGCTGGTGGTCAGCGCCTCGGCGCCGGAAAAGCTCGTCACCGCCATGCTGGAAGGCACGTTCAACAATCTTGCCGAAGTCCAGCAGATCCACCCCGAGGCCCGGCGGCTGACCGTGGCGGGAGCCGCGGCCAAGACCGCCATTCCGTTCCATCCCGCGGCCGCCGCCTTCTACAAGGCCAAGGGTATCGCCATGTGA
- the mnmA gene encoding tRNA-specific 2-thiouridylase MnmA, which produces MLNSLDIAKPAYATRVVVAMSGGVDSSVVAALMAEQGYDVVGVTLQLYDHGAAIHRKGACCAGQDINDARRVAERLGIPHYVLDYEERFKAAVIDRFAQSYAAGETPIPCVDCNRHVKFTDLLETARDLGADALATGHYVSSRALPDGRRALYRPVDADRDQSYFLFATTQPQLDLLRFPLGTMTKPETREHARRFGLSVADKADSQDICFVPTGKYTAIVERLKPEAAEPGEIVHVDGRVLGRHEGIMRFTVGQRRGLGIAAREPLYVVGLDPAGRRVLVGPKDALATRAIGLRDVNWLGDHTLRPGEAIDCFAKVRSTRPPKPAVLRATADGLEVELLDGEEGVAPGQACVLYDAADGPARVLGGGFITRPAATLRTPAATPLHAAL; this is translated from the coding sequence ATGCTCAACAGTCTCGATATTGCCAAACCTGCCTATGCGACCCGGGTGGTCGTCGCCATGTCCGGCGGCGTCGACTCCTCGGTCGTCGCGGCCTTGATGGCCGAGCAGGGCTATGACGTTGTCGGCGTCACGCTGCAGCTTTACGACCATGGCGCGGCGATCCATCGCAAGGGCGCCTGCTGCGCCGGCCAGGACATCAACGACGCCCGCCGGGTGGCCGAGCGGCTCGGCATTCCGCACTACGTGCTCGACTACGAGGAGCGGTTCAAGGCGGCGGTCATCGACCGTTTCGCCCAGTCCTACGCCGCCGGCGAGACGCCGATCCCTTGCGTCGACTGCAATCGCCACGTCAAATTCACCGACCTCCTCGAAACGGCGCGCGACCTCGGCGCCGATGCCCTGGCGACGGGCCATTACGTGTCGAGCCGAGCCCTGCCCGATGGCCGGCGTGCGCTCTACCGGCCCGTCGATGCCGACCGCGACCAGAGCTACTTCCTGTTCGCCACGACGCAGCCGCAGCTCGACCTGCTGCGCTTTCCGCTCGGCACCATGACCAAGCCGGAGACGCGCGAGCATGCCCGCAGGTTCGGCCTGTCGGTCGCCGACAAGGCCGACAGCCAGGACATCTGCTTCGTGCCGACGGGCAAATATACCGCCATTGTCGAGCGGCTGAAGCCGGAGGCCGCCGAACCCGGCGAGATCGTCCATGTCGACGGCCGGGTTCTCGGCCGCCACGAAGGCATCATGCGCTTCACCGTCGGCCAGCGCCGGGGCCTGGGGATCGCCGCGCGCGAGCCACTCTATGTGGTCGGTCTCGATCCGGCCGGCCGGCGCGTCCTGGTCGGCCCGAAAGATGCGCTGGCGACCCGCGCGATCGGCCTGCGCGACGTCAACTGGCTGGGCGACCATACGCTCCGTCCGGGCGAGGCCATCGACTGCTTCGCCAAGGTCCGCTCGACCCGGCCGCCGAAGCCGGCCGTGCTCAGGGCGACCGCCGACGGCCTGGAGGTCGAACTGCTCGATGGCGAGGAAGGCGTCGCTCCCGGCCAGGCCTGCGTGCTCTATGATGCCGCGGACGGCCCGGCACGCGTGCTGGGCGGCGGCTTCATCACCCGGCCGGCGGCGACGCTCCGCACCCCGGCCGCCACGCCGCTTCACGCCGCGCTCTGA
- the fabG_20 gene encoding 3-oxoacyl-[acyl-carrier-protein] reductase FabG — MTDHSIKGKTVLIAGGAKNLGGLLARDLAGHGARAVAIHYNSAATAKDAEATVAAVKAAGAEAVALQADLTTAGAMEKLFADTVAAVGQPDIAINTVGKVLKKPFVEITEAEYDEMTAVNSKSAFFFLKEAGRHVRDNGKICTLVTSLLGAYTPFYAAYAGTKAPVEHFTRAASKEFGARGISVTAIGPGPMDTSFFYPAEGADAVAYHKSAAALSPFSKTGLTDIEDIVPFIRFLVSDGWWMTGQTILVNGGYTTK; from the coding sequence ATGACTGACCACAGCATCAAGGGCAAGACCGTGCTCATCGCCGGCGGGGCGAAAAATCTCGGCGGACTGCTCGCCCGCGACCTCGCCGGGCACGGCGCCAGGGCGGTTGCGATTCACTACAACAGCGCGGCGACGGCGAAGGACGCCGAGGCGACCGTCGCCGCGGTCAAGGCGGCCGGGGCCGAGGCGGTCGCCCTGCAGGCCGATCTGACCACGGCGGGCGCGATGGAGAAGCTGTTCGCCGACACGGTCGCCGCGGTCGGGCAGCCCGACATCGCCATCAACACCGTCGGCAAGGTCCTGAAGAAGCCCTTCGTCGAGATCACCGAGGCCGAATATGACGAGATGACCGCGGTCAATTCGAAATCGGCCTTCTTCTTCCTCAAGGAAGCCGGCCGGCATGTCCGCGACAACGGCAAGATCTGCACGCTGGTGACGTCGCTGCTCGGCGCCTATACGCCGTTCTACGCGGCCTATGCCGGCACCAAGGCGCCGGTGGAACATTTCACCCGCGCGGCCTCGAAGGAATTCGGCGCGCGCGGCATCTCGGTGACCGCCATCGGGCCGGGGCCGATGGATACATCCTTCTTCTATCCGGCCGAGGGCGCCGACGCCGTCGCCTACCACAAATCCGCGGCGGCGCTCTCGCCGTTCTCCAAGACCGGCCTCACCGATATCGAGGACATCGTGCCGTTCATCCGCTTCCTGGTCTCCGACGGCTGGTGGATGACCGGACAGACCATCCTGGTCAACGGCGGCTACACGACGAAGTGA
- the alkH gene encoding Aldehyde dehydrogenase, with the protein MANGFQQIFDAQKDHFLTDATKSYAWRIDQLDRMERMLLDNKQAFCEALHQDFGKPPFEQLFEITVPSGVIDFYRRNLHDLMAPQAVALPQGLEATGNRGVIYKEPYGVTLVIGPFNAPILLLLDPAIAALAAGNPVILKPANTTPATAALFRTLVPRYFSPENVAVVTGGREEIGELLKLPFDFIFFTGSSAVGKVVMRAAAEHLTPVLLELGGQNPTIVDETANLDIAADRIAWGHNAISGQWCIAPGYVCVHETVADAFLAKLKASIVRMYGEDPSQSPDFARMISAHDAERVASYILPDKVVHGGRFDVAARYVEPTILYPSTWDDPALQQEVFGPVLPVMAYRDLRDIVAAIKRRPKPLAAYMFSKNQAAIDHVLGSLSFGGGCINQTNLHCWIDSLPFGGVGASGMGKYYGKAGFDALSNTKAMLIGNPDVELDVFPPYAGKDITNSLSVFS; encoded by the coding sequence ATGGCCAATGGCTTTCAGCAGATCTTCGACGCGCAGAAGGACCATTTCCTGACCGATGCGACGAAGAGCTACGCGTGGCGCATCGATCAGCTCGACCGCATGGAGCGCATGCTCCTCGACAACAAGCAGGCCTTCTGCGAGGCCCTGCATCAGGATTTCGGCAAGCCGCCCTTCGAGCAGCTCTTCGAGATCACCGTGCCGAGCGGGGTGATCGACTTCTACCGCCGGAACCTGCACGACCTGATGGCCCCGCAGGCCGTCGCCCTGCCGCAAGGCCTGGAGGCGACCGGCAATCGCGGGGTCATCTACAAGGAGCCCTACGGGGTGACGCTGGTCATCGGGCCGTTCAACGCGCCGATCCTCCTGCTGCTGGACCCGGCGATCGCGGCGCTGGCCGCCGGCAATCCCGTCATCCTGAAACCCGCCAATACCACCCCGGCGACGGCGGCGCTTTTCCGCACGCTCGTGCCGCGCTATTTTTCACCTGAAAACGTCGCCGTCGTCACCGGCGGGCGCGAAGAGATCGGCGAGCTTCTGAAACTGCCCTTCGACTTCATCTTCTTCACCGGCTCGTCCGCCGTCGGCAAGGTGGTGATGCGCGCCGCCGCCGAACATCTGACGCCGGTCCTGCTCGAGCTCGGGGGCCAGAACCCGACCATCGTCGACGAAACCGCCAATCTCGACATCGCCGCCGACCGGATCGCCTGGGGGCACAACGCGATTTCCGGCCAGTGGTGCATCGCGCCCGGCTATGTCTGCGTCCACGAGACCGTCGCCGACGCCTTCCTGGCGAAGCTCAAGGCCTCGATCGTCAGGATGTATGGCGAGGACCCGAGCCAAAGCCCCGACTTCGCCCGCATGATCAGCGCCCACGACGCCGAGCGCGTGGCGTCCTACATCCTGCCGGACAAGGTCGTGCATGGCGGCCGCTTCGACGTCGCCGCGCGCTATGTCGAGCCGACCATCCTCTATCCCTCGACATGGGACGACCCGGCATTGCAGCAGGAGGTGTTCGGTCCGGTGCTGCCGGTGATGGCCTATCGCGACCTCAGGGACATCGTTGCGGCGATCAAGCGCCGGCCGAAACCCCTTGCCGCCTACATGTTCAGCAAGAATCAGGCGGCGATCGACCATGTTCTGGGGAGCCTGTCCTTCGGCGGCGGCTGCATCAACCAGACAAACCTGCATTGCTGGATCGACAGCCTGCCGTTCGGCGGCGTCGGTGCCAGCGGCATGGGCAAATATTACGGCAAGGCTGGCTTCGACGCGCTGAGCAATACCAAAGCCATGCTGATCGGCAATCCGGACGTCGAGCTCGATGTTTTTCCGCCCTATGCCGGCAAGGACATAACGAATAGCCTCAGCGTGTTTTCCTAA
- a CDS encoding Bacterial low temperature requirement A protein (LtrA), producing MTDQPAHHPLLRRRDGHHARVTFEELFFDLVYVFAVTQLSHELLTNLTVTGVVETLILWFAVWLGWQYTCWVTNWFDPETPRIRGLIFAVMLLGLVMAAALPGAFGERGLVFALAYVAMQVGRTAYIVWELGSDHPLAANYRRMLGWLAIAGVFWIAGGLADHWVRAALWTIAIACEYASPMFGFPLPGLGRSRTSDWTIEGGHLAERCQLFVIVALGETLLATGATLAKAGTWNAPVLSALMATFLGTLAMWWLYFGTSSKDATDRITHSDDPGRIGAYFHYIHVILLGGIIATAVGNDLVLAHPHDPVKTAYALILSAGPAIYLLGSAIYKKVVYGVVPASHMAGVAALLILIPIALTLNLLAVGWLTTIVMLAVGFWEGRILRQRRLGTGEQPAH from the coding sequence ATGACGGACCAGCCCGCCCACCATCCGCTGCTGCGGCGCCGCGACGGCCACCATGCCCGCGTCACCTTCGAAGAGCTGTTCTTCGACCTCGTCTATGTCTTCGCCGTCACCCAGCTCAGCCATGAGCTGCTGACCAACCTGACCGTCACGGGCGTCGTCGAGACGCTCATCCTGTGGTTCGCGGTCTGGCTCGGCTGGCAATACACCTGCTGGGTCACCAACTGGTTCGATCCGGAAACGCCACGCATCCGCGGGCTGATCTTCGCGGTCATGCTGCTCGGCCTGGTCATGGCCGCCGCCCTTCCCGGCGCCTTCGGCGAGCGCGGTCTCGTCTTCGCGCTCGCCTATGTCGCGATGCAGGTCGGGCGAACGGCCTATATCGTCTGGGAGCTCGGCTCGGACCATCCGCTGGCCGCCAACTACCGGCGCATGCTGGGCTGGCTCGCGATCGCCGGCGTGTTCTGGATCGCCGGCGGCCTCGCCGACCACTGGGTCCGCGCCGCCCTCTGGACCATCGCCATCGCCTGCGAATACGCCTCCCCGATGTTCGGCTTTCCGCTTCCGGGCCTCGGCCGCTCCAGGACCAGCGACTGGACGATCGAGGGCGGCCACCTGGCGGAGCGCTGCCAGCTGTTCGTGATCGTGGCGCTCGGCGAAACGCTGCTGGCGACCGGCGCGACGCTCGCCAAGGCCGGCACGTGGAATGCGCCCGTCCTGTCGGCACTGATGGCGACCTTCCTTGGCACGCTCGCCATGTGGTGGCTCTATTTCGGCACGTCGAGCAAGGACGCCACCGACAGGATCACCCATTCCGACGACCCTGGCCGGATCGGCGCCTATTTCCACTATATCCACGTCATCCTGCTCGGCGGCATCATCGCGACCGCGGTCGGCAACGATCTCGTGCTGGCCCACCCGCATGACCCGGTGAAGACGGCCTACGCCCTCATCCTCTCGGCCGGCCCGGCGATCTACCTGCTCGGCAGCGCGATCTACAAGAAGGTGGTCTACGGCGTGGTGCCCGCCTCCCACATGGCCGGCGTCGCGGCGCTGCTCATCCTGATCCCGATCGCCCTCACCCTCAACCTGCTCGCGGTCGGCTGGCTGACGACCATCGTCATGCTGGCGGTCGGGTTCTGGGAAGGCCGGATCCTGCGCCAGCGTCGGCTCGGCACCGGCGAACAGCCGGCGCACTGA
- the ubiE_3 gene encoding Demethylmenaquinone methyltransferase has protein sequence MAAAELDTQSIQKAYARWAPIYDALFGSITVTGRKAAVAAATRVGGRILEVGVGTGIALPDYGSGCRVIGFDLSFDMLKIARKRADDGLGHVEGILQMDAGRLAFADASFDCVVAMYLITVVPDPEGVMRELNRVCKPGGEVILVNHFAAEGGIRALIEKAAAPFGDKLGWHPDFPFARVTGEKELSVIEKRSAGFGGLFTLVRFRKAGGPQASAG, from the coding sequence ATGGCTGCAGCAGAACTCGACACCCAATCGATCCAGAAGGCCTATGCCCGCTGGGCGCCGATCTACGATGCGCTGTTCGGCTCGATCACGGTGACCGGCCGCAAGGCGGCGGTGGCGGCGGCCACCAGGGTCGGCGGCCGCATCCTGGAGGTCGGCGTCGGCACCGGCATCGCCCTGCCCGATTATGGCAGCGGCTGCCGGGTGATCGGCTTCGATCTGTCCTTCGACATGCTGAAGATCGCCCGCAAGCGGGCCGACGACGGCCTCGGCCATGTCGAGGGCATTCTGCAGATGGATGCCGGGCGCCTCGCCTTCGCCGACGCCTCCTTCGACTGCGTCGTGGCGATGTACCTGATCACCGTCGTGCCCGACCCCGAAGGGGTCATGCGCGAGCTCAACCGCGTCTGCAAGCCCGGCGGCGAGGTCATCCTGGTCAACCATTTCGCCGCCGAGGGCGGCATCCGCGCCCTGATCGAAAAGGCGGCCGCGCCATTCGGCGACAAGCTCGGCTGGCACCCCGACTTTCCCTTCGCGCGGGTGACCGGCGAAAAGGAGCTGAGCGTCATCGAGAAGCGCTCGGCCGGCTTCGGCGGCCTCTTCACCCTGGTCCGCTTCCGCAAGGCCGGCGGCCCCCAGGCCTCGGCCGGCTGA
- the gstB_7 gene encoding Glutathione S-transferase GST-6.0 encodes MHLYAAPMACSLAAHIAILEAGLPVTVHYIDNQAKRTDDGRDYWTISPNGYVPALALPDGAVLNEGPSVLQFLADQKPETGLAPAWGTLARYQLIDTLNYLSTEVHKRVFSVLLTAKSPPEAKERARTLLEPTLEAITRRLGGRPFLLGDRFTVADAYLVVLLNWFRHVGTDLRRWPDLAAYHKRQLERPTVAQAVAEEWAEFQRRAA; translated from the coding sequence GGCCTGTTCGCTTGCCGCGCATATCGCCATCCTCGAAGCCGGATTGCCGGTCACCGTGCATTATATCGACAACCAGGCCAAGCGGACCGACGATGGCCGGGACTATTGGACCATTTCGCCCAACGGCTATGTGCCGGCGCTGGCCCTGCCCGATGGAGCGGTGCTGAACGAAGGCCCGTCCGTGCTGCAGTTCCTCGCCGACCAGAAGCCGGAGACGGGGCTTGCCCCGGCCTGGGGCACGCTCGCGCGCTATCAGCTCATCGATACGCTGAACTACCTCTCGACCGAGGTGCACAAGCGCGTCTTCAGCGTCCTGCTGACGGCCAAGTCGCCGCCCGAGGCGAAGGAGCGGGCCAGGACGCTGCTGGAGCCGACGCTGGAGGCGATCACCCGGCGGCTGGGCGGCCGCCCGTTCCTGCTCGGCGACCGCTTCACCGTCGCCGACGCCTATCTGGTGGTGCTGCTCAACTGGTTCCGCCATGTCGGCACGGACCTGCGCCGCTGGCCGGATCTCGCCGCCTATCACAAGCGGCAGCTCGAACGGCCGACGGTCGCCCAGGCGGTGGCCGAGGAATGGGCGGAGTTCCAGCGCCGGGCGGCGTGA